The region GTTCATTTCTCGGAATGCTATTCACTCCGGTTCCGTGGAAACTTGTTGATGACACGGCTATCTGGACTCAAAACTGGTCGCTCATACCACCGGTTCCACGCGGGCCCATCACACTCAAGTACTCTACCTGCACGTTATGTTCCGGCGGCTGTGCGCTCAAAGCGCGCTGTGTCAACGGAAATCCATTCGCCCTCGCCGGCGTACCGGATCATCCAATCAATCACGGCGTACTTTGCCAGGCAGGATTGACCGCCTACCATTTGTCGTATCATCCGCTGAGATTGCCGGAGCCGTACACATTTTCGGGCAAGATGAACGACAGCAAGCTGGTGGCAATGACACTCGATGATATCATTACTGAAATCTCAGCCGCCATGCATGACAATATAGGGGCTGTTGCTATTCTCGACCAGCGTCCGGGACGAATGATCTCCGGCGAATACCAACGGTTCCTCGCCGGATGCTCGAACGGAATGTACCTCCTTCCCCCCTCTCAAGAAGCATCGACACTTCGCGAAATCAGTAGAATGTCGGGTTCGAAGATGAACGCATTGGGGTTTGATTTTGAGAACACTCGTGTGATCCTGAGTTTTGGCGCTTCGCTTGTGGATGGGTGGGGAACGCCGGGAAGAATGATTCAACTCTTCGACAAAAGGAAGGAAACCGGGCTGCAGCTTATTCAAGTTGAAAGCTGCCAGTCCCGCACGGCATTGCAGGCCGACACGTGGCTGCCGGTGAAACCGGGAGCAGAGGCTGCGCTGGCCATGGGAATCGCAAATGTAGTTGTGCGGGAGAAGTTGTATCCGGCTTTCGCGAGGAAGGCCGCAACAGATTTTGAGCAATTCAAAAAAATGGCGGCGCAATTTCCACCACAGTACGTTGCAGAGAAATGCGGAATCCGGGCTGAGCAAATTATCGAGACTGCGCACGCCGTTGCCGGGAATCCATCGATCATTCTTTCGGGTTGCGATCCGGGCGGAGGGCCGTTGGCCAAAGATGCGGAGTCAGCAATCACCGGGCTTAACATTCTCCTCGGCAACGTTGGCAGGAAAGGAGGGATCGTGTCCCGCAATGAATTGCCCGGAACTGCCGGGAGTGGCATTCAACCCCTGTCAATCGCCGAGGCAGCCGACCGTTCCATTCAAGTACTTATTGTTGACGGGGCGGAGTCCGGCTATGCAATTCCGTGGTCACTTGTCGAGCGCAAGCTCGTCCCTGAGAAGGGTATCGTCGTGAGTCTGTCACCGTACATGACGCCCCTTTCGGCACACGCTGACTATCTTGTTCCGTCGCCGGCTCAATTCGAATCCCTGGATGAAGTCGCAAC is a window of Bacteroidota bacterium DNA encoding:
- a CDS encoding molybdopterin-dependent oxidoreductase, producing MTITRRDVLKLAGGSFLGMLFTPVPWKLVDDTAIWTQNWSLIPPVPRGPITLKYSTCTLCSGGCALKARCVNGNPFALAGVPDHPINHGVLCQAGLTAYHLSYHPLRLPEPYTFSGKMNDSKLVAMTLDDIITEISAAMHDNIGAVAILDQRPGRMISGEYQRFLAGCSNGMYLLPPSQEASTLREISRMSGSKMNALGFDFENTRVILSFGASLVDGWGTPGRMIQLFDKRKETGLQLIQVESCQSRTALQADTWLPVKPGAEAALAMGIANVVVREKLYPAFARKAATDFEQFKKMAAQFPPQYVAEKCGIRAEQIIETAHAVAGNPSIILSGCDPGGGPLAKDAESAITGLNILLGNVGRKGGIVSRNELPGTAGSGIQPLSIAEAADRSIQVLIVDGAESGYAIPWSLVERKLVPEKGIVVSLSPYMTPLSAHADYLVPSPAQFESLDEVATPETASVASFSLSMPLNRKSQKSVEPIIFLQKLAEGTGLAGLNFTSTEEMLKQRAEAIYASQRGSIFSSPDGKTRGLSEMSSADDFWTALTEGGYWIDDESPQKANQTFGILRSDVTLNVPAAEAQTNRLTLIPRGSKCATASASLSPMMSKVFQESNLRDISGRVALNPVTAAEHKIEDGSTATLRTERGGLNVVVYRDASVMPGIISAAVGPSPNKSETPEQTNGDGVLALCALSDDGTWRVTQATIEKS